A stretch of the Macaca mulatta isolate MMU2019108-1 chromosome 14, T2T-MMU8v2.0, whole genome shotgun sequence genome encodes the following:
- the FJX1 gene encoding four-jointed box protein 1 — translation MGRRMRGAAATAGLWLLALGSLLVLWGGLLPPRAELPASRPPEDRLPRRPARSGGPAPAPRFPLPPPLAWDSRGGSLKTFRALLTLAAGADGPPRQSPGERRWHVPAGQPRPEESAAVHGGVFWSRGLEEQVPRGFSEAQAAAWLEVARGARVVSLERGGCGRSSNRLARFADGTRACVRYGINPEQIQGEALSYYLARLLGLQRHVPPLALARVEARGAQWAQVQEELRAAHWTEGSVVSLTRWLPNLTDVVVPAPWRSEDGRLRPLRDAGGELANLSQAELVDLVQWTDLILFDYLTANFDRLVSNLFSLQWDPRVMQRATSNLHRGPGGALVFLDNEAGLVHGYRVAGMWDKYNEPLLQSVCVFRERTARRVLELHRGQDAAARLLRLYRRHEPRFPELAALADPHAQLLQRRLDFLAKHILHCKAKYGHRSGT, via the coding sequence GCTGCTGGCGCTGGGATCGCTGCTGGTGCTGTGGGGAGGGCTCCTGCCGCCGAGGGCCGAGCTGCCCGCCTCCCGGCCGCCCGAAGACAGACTCCCACGGCGCCCGGCCCGGAGCGGCGGCCCCGCGCCCGCGCCTCGCTTCCCTCTGCCCCCGCCCCTGGCGTGGGACTCCCGCGGCGGCTCCCTGAAAACTTTCCGGGCGCTGCTCACCCTGGCGGCCGGCGCGGACGGCCCGCCCCGGCAGTCTCCGGGCGAGCGCAGGTGGCACGTGCCTGCCGGGCAGCCCCGGCCGGAGGAGAGCGCCGCGGTGCACGGGGGCGTCTTCTGGAGCCGCGGCCTGGAGGAGCAGGTGCCCCGGGGCTTTTCGGAGGCCCAGGCGGCGGCGTGGCTGGAGGTGGCTCGCGGCGCCCGGGTGGTGTCCCTGGAGCGCGGGGGTTGCGGGCGCAGCTCCAACCGACTGGCCCGCTTTGCCGACGGCACCCGCGCCTGCGTGCGCTACGGCATCAACCCGGAGCAGATTCAGGGCGAGGCCCTGTCCTACTACCTGGCGCGCCTGCTGGGCCTCCAACGCCACGTGCCGCCGCTGGCACTGGCCCGGGTGGAGGCTCGGGGCGCGCAGTGGGCGCAGGTGCAGGAGGAGCTGCGCGCTGCGCACTGGACCGAGGGCAGCGTGGTGAGCCTGACGCGCTGGCTGCCCAACCTCACGGACGTGGTGGTGCCCGCGCCTTGGCGCTCGGAGGACGGCCGTCTGCGCCCCCTCCGGGACGCCGGGGGTGAGCTGGCCAACCTCAGCCAGGCGGAGCTCGTGGACCTAGTACAATGGACCGACTTAATCCTCTTCGACTACCTGACAGCCAACTTCGACCGGCTCGTAAGCAACCTCTTCAGCCTGCAGTGGGACCCGCGCGTCATGCAGCGCGCCACCAGCAACCTGCACCGCGGTCCCGGCGGGGCGCTGGTCTTTCTGGACAACGAGGCGGGCTTGGTGCACGGCTACCGGGTGGCAGGCATGTGGGACAAGTACAACGAGCCGCTGTTGCAGTCAGTGTGCGTGTTCCGCGAGCGGACCGCGCGGCGCGTCCTGGAGCTGCACCGCGGACAGGACGCCGCGGCCCGGCTGCTGCGCCTCTACCGGCGCCACGAGCCTCGCTTCCCCGAGCTGGCCGCGCTCGCCGACCCCCACGCTCAGCTGCTACAGCGCCGCCTCGACTTCCTCGCCAAGCACATTTTGCACTGTAAGGCCAAGTACGGCCACCGGTCTGGGACTTAG